ATGATTTTTTAACTTTTCATCATCAACTCATCATGAGCTTAAACGTGAATAATAATGGAAAATAACAAAGTGGCATCCTTCACTTAGTCAATAAGGCACCAAAGTGTGAAAGACTGAATgcgaaccttttttttttttttgaataaagactGAATGAGAACTTATTCCTCTACAATATATTAATTTGCTCAAAAATACATAATTTCTTATTTTTGcaaaaagaggaaaagagaaaagaaaaagaaattataatGGGACAAGGTGAAGGACACGGTGGGCTTGCGGCGGGGACCACACCCTTACCAATCACGACACGTCGCGCTAGAATAACCACCAACAACCGGGTCCCACAGCCTAACGGTTGAACTCGAATCGTACCTGAAAGCCACGCGTCCCAAAGACCGCTACCGTCATCATCCAAACCCCTTCCCCATTTAGGCCCCACTCGCCGCCTCACCTGCGGTTACACGCAGCTTCTCTGCACCCACATCACAAAACGACGTGTCGCATAATCAGCACCGCAGAGAGCGGTGGagctcaaaaaaagaaaaggtagGATCTCTCGGGGCGGGTGATGAGAAGCATGGGGAAACGGTCACGTCATGAAAATAAGGAGGCAGGACGGAGGGCAAATCGGTCATTTTAGGTCTAAATCAGATGGTAGTCTAGTGAGAGGTATAGACAGTTACGTGTGCTCTAAGCGAAAGCCAAGTAAgccccacctctctctctctctctcagagtgTGTTCTAAATTCTCTCTAAGCTAAACGCTTCAGCAGTTTCAGCCCCAGAACCCCATTATATACCATCAcagatttttcttctgtctttcAATTCGAGGCAGAAAGAAGGGTTTAGAGTGCCAGAATCCAAGACGTTTTGGGTATTGTGGGATTAATGATCGGGGGTTTTTGGTGGGAGAGATTATTAGGTGAAGGAGTGATTGAGGAGATACAAAAAAATGCGAAAGTCTTTCAAGGATTCGCTTAAGGCGCTTGAAGCTGATATTCAGTTTGCCAATACTTTgtaagacttttttttttttttttttggctcaatCTTCATCATAGGTCTGATTCTGTGCCATACCCAAGTTTGTTTATTTGTGGTGGTTTTGATGGAAATTGGTCATCTTTGGAATTTGATCTGTCTAATTTTGCTTTTGGAAGTTTTTTATTTCTCTGCACCGTTTCCTGTGCTATGCAAGATTAGCTTTATGGTTTGTACATGTTGAACAACTGGGTGGTTGTGTAAATGATTCTGCTCCAAACCCACTATTCATAAGTAATTTTGAATTGTGTGCTGGATTCTATAAAGGAGTGAAAGGTTGGTTTGTGCTGATAGAACAGAGTATTTGAATGGTTTGAGCTTGTTTGAGTTTTCTTTCTAActtgtttctgggtttgtcGGCTGCAATTATTGGTGTTTTCTACCGTGTTAGTTCtcctttttcaaattaggtaataTTTTGGTAGAATACTTTCTATGTAAATATAGTAAATAACTAAATATAAGATGATAAGTTCTGCTCTGATCCCAGCCAATGTGATTACTTTTGTTGGCCATTTGCATAACTTACAACTTTAGGTAACTAAATTTTGTTTTCATGCATCATTTCTTTTGGTTTCATGCATCAttcattttggatttttctGAAGGGCCACAGGAGAGTTGCATCTATTCTAACAATCTTTTCTAACTTGTGAGATGTATCTTGGTGACACAGGGCGTCTGATTATCCAAGAGAATATGATGGGGCTTGCCTCCAAATGAGATTATCATACAGCCCCGCGGCTCaattctttctgtttcttattCAGTGGACTGATTGTCACCTTGCCGGTGCCTTAGGATTGCTTAGAATTCTTATATACAGGGTATATTGCATTCTGTTTTACACATATGAAATGTTAGTTTCCGCTTTAGTTAATCGATATGAACCACTCTTTGTGTTAAAGATAATTGACTGCTTGTCTCGGGTATGAAAATGTAATTTTGATGTGATATTGTCAATTTTGTCACAGGCATATGAGGATGGGAAGACCACCATGTCAATTCATGAAAGAAAAGCTAGTTTAAAAGAGTTCTACAgtaagtgaaagtgaagtgaattCATCTGATAAGAAAACTTAAGGTTATGAATTTACTGCTTAGCAAACCTATTTTGACTATTCAAAAAACAGGTGTAATATTTCCCTCATTAGTGCAACTTCAAAGGGGAATGACTGATGTAGAAGAGCGGAAACAGAAAGAAATCTGTTCCAAGTACAAGAGAAAAGATGAGACGGACAAAGGAAAGCTCTCCGAAATTGAGTTGGAGCGAGAAGAAGAATGTGGTATTTGTATGGAGATGAACAGCAAGGTCGTATTGCCCAATTGCAGTCACTCTTTGTGTATAAAGTGCTATCGGAACTGGTAAGCAGCTGTTTTTATAAACCATGTTCAACCTTTTCCCAATACTTTCTCAATTAGCCAACTGGATCCAAATTTCCTCGGTGCCCTTGCACGGTTATTGATGATTAATGTGAGTTTTCACTTTCACACAAACTCATGGCCCTGATACACGATCATTTATCATGCATACATACTTAGAAGTGCAGCAACCATTATACTGTGCATACATAACGGCATTCATGATCTTGATGAGCTGATATCATTATAAGGCTTCCTTGGATAGAAGCGCTTGTGCAAGACTACATTACAATTAAACACAAATTCTATTAAGACATAGTATGAAGCAGAAGGCAAGAGCCCTTTCATTCTGGTGTGTAATATGACATGCACGAGGATAGTCACTGGCTTTTGTAATCTTAATCCTAGATATCTTTTTGCCTGACATATCAATGGCATGATTTATATATACATAGCTAAAAGATTGCCTTTTTGGAATTTATCTAGGCGGACACGCTCTCAGTCCTGCCCCTTCTGCCGAGACAGCCTCAAAAGAGTTGACTCATGTGAACTTTGGATCTACACTGGCAACAATGAGATTGTTGACATGTCTGCAATCTCTAGGGAGAATTTGAAGAGACTATGTATCTACATTGATAAGCTGCCTCTTCTTGTTCCAAAGCATGGGGTTGTTTCTTATGACCTTTATCGATAAAGATTTTTTATCGATAAGGATTTTTTCTGTAAATGTTGTATAGTCTTGTTAGAAGTATGTCCTATTTAAACAGGCTGGAAACTTTTAGCTGTAGTTGACACCAGGTTGATTGTATGTAATTCTCATTCAATTCTTTTGCATCCTTCAAGCTTATATTGAAAATTGTAAATACCATTGCTTCGACACATTCTCATTTGTATATCTACGAACTACCTATATTTGTGGTAGTTTACAGATTATTATTTCTGTCCTCTTCTTTTCTATAGATGTTCCTAGAGAGTATCCTTATATGGCCTCGATCTGTTTAAAGAAAATCAACTGGACATGTAAAGACTGATGAATCGGATCGcttcatcagttcatcaccTGCCCATGGCATTCACTGATGGTGCAATGTACCCCTTTC
Above is a genomic segment from Rosa chinensis cultivar Old Blush chromosome 3, RchiOBHm-V2, whole genome shotgun sequence containing:
- the LOC112192658 gene encoding E3 ubiquitin-protein ligase AIRP2; translation: MRKSFKDSLKALEADIQFANTLASDYPREYDGACLQMRLSYSPAAQFFLFLIQWTDCHLAGALGLLRILIYRAYEDGKTTMSIHERKASLKEFYSVIFPSLVQLQRGMTDVEERKQKEICSKYKRKDETDKGKLSEIELEREEECGICMEMNSKVVLPNCSHSLCIKCYRNWRTRSQSCPFCRDSLKRVDSCELWIYTGNNEIVDMSAISRENLKRLCIYIDKLPLLVPKHGVVSYDLYR